From one Streptomyces sp. CA-210063 genomic stretch:
- a CDS encoding helix-turn-helix transcriptional regulator: MDREQHSSGTELGRYLRARRAQVTPEEVGLPPGTGPRRTPGLRREELATLAGISIDYFTRLERGKETNPSPSVVDSLARALRLEEPEHDHLRSLAAHAARTAPERPTAPSRSVRPGVKLLLEAMRPQPAHVVSRTGDVLAWNPGGLRLLAGMEDWPARQRNIARYVFLHPTARDLFDDWGNQVRGCVARLRALAGTDPDAPDLTQLAGELLLKSPEFARLWERYDVRGHSYGSKTFHHPDVGDLTLGYQSMQLEGTPGHRLVVYHAEPGSTEYDAMVLLDLAASDSAHASRTGASRTGFAD; the protein is encoded by the coding sequence ATGGATCGTGAGCAACACAGCAGCGGCACCGAGCTGGGGCGCTACCTACGCGCCCGACGGGCCCAGGTGACCCCCGAGGAGGTCGGCCTGCCACCCGGTACCGGCCCGCGTCGTACGCCTGGACTGCGCCGTGAGGAACTGGCCACCCTCGCCGGGATCAGCATCGACTACTTCACCCGGCTGGAGCGCGGCAAGGAGACCAACCCCAGCCCGTCCGTCGTCGACTCCCTCGCCCGCGCCCTCCGGCTGGAGGAGCCGGAACACGACCACCTGCGCAGCCTGGCCGCGCACGCCGCCCGTACCGCTCCGGAACGGCCCACCGCGCCCAGCCGCTCCGTTCGGCCCGGAGTGAAGCTCCTGCTGGAGGCCATGCGGCCCCAGCCCGCGCACGTGGTCAGCCGCACGGGCGACGTACTGGCCTGGAACCCGGGCGGACTGCGACTGCTCGCCGGAATGGAGGACTGGCCGGCGAGACAGCGCAACATCGCGCGCTACGTCTTTCTCCACCCCACCGCCCGCGACCTCTTCGACGACTGGGGCAACCAGGTCCGCGGCTGCGTAGCCCGCCTGCGGGCCCTGGCCGGCACCGATCCGGACGCCCCCGACCTCACCCAGCTCGCCGGTGAACTCCTGCTCAAGAGCCCGGAGTTCGCCCGCCTGTGGGAACGCTACGACGTCCGCGGCCACTCGTATGGCAGCAAGACGTTCCACCACCCGGACGTCGGCGACCTCACCCTCGGCTACCAGTCGATGCAACTGGAGGGCACACCCGGCCACCGGCTGGTCGTGTACCACGCCGAGCCCGGCAGCACCGAGTACGACGCGATGGTCCTGCTCGACCTGGCGGCGTCCGACTCGGCGCACGCGTCGAGGACCGGAGCCTCCCGCACCGGGTTCGCGGACTGA